Sequence from the Pedobacter sp. D749 genome:
TTCGCCTTATCCATTGAAATATTTAATAGAGCCTAGATCTTTTAATCTGGAAATAAATAATGTACTGAGGAATATACTATTGATATAGGCGGCTTCACAAATGAAAATCATTGTTAACATTAAATCATTGTAAACCCATTCTTTATTTAATATTAAAATACATCATTAATCAGCTTTCTATAAATAATAATGAAACTTTTAATATCAATTACGTTTCAATTGACGTTAATGGGTTATGAAACTTCAAAAATTTTTACTCGTTACCTTACTCATCATTGGTAGCGACCGCCTGTTTGCACAATCAACTTCTCCATCCTCTACCATGAACCCATTGGAAAGTAATAGAAAGAAAATAGATTCCTTAGATCAGCAACTCATTGAATTATTGGGGCAGCGCGAACTTGTAGTGAAAGAAATAGGAATTTATAAAGCAAAGAACCACATCCCGCCCCTACAGGCCGCACGTTTTCAGCAGGTGCTGGATAAAAATATAGCAGCGGGTAAAAAGCATGATTTATCGCCGGATTTTGTAACTGAAGTTTTCAATGCTATTCACAAAGAAAGTTTAAGAAAAGAAGAGGAAATAAAATCAGGCCATTCCGGACAATAACTCATTCAGCTTCATGATATTCAATAAAATGATTTTATTGAATATCATGGTTTGTTCCTCAGTAAATCCCGGTTAATCCATCCTACATTCAGACACTACCGCAGATGGTTTAACGCTTACAAAGAGCAAAATTGATGTATGGGGAACCGCTGTTCTTAGGTCTGGAAATACTTCTAATGAGATTCAATATCCTAAATCGACGAATGGAGCTTCTTCCAGACGTTAAGTACAATAAATTGGACACCCTGGAAAGAGAGAGTTATAGATCTGTTCGACTCAAAGCTCTACTA
This genomic interval carries:
- a CDS encoding chorismate mutase is translated as MKLQKFLLVTLLIIGSDRLFAQSTSPSSTMNPLESNRKKIDSLDQQLIELLGQRELVVKEIGIYKAKNHIPPLQAARFQQVLDKNIAAGKKHDLSPDFVTEVFNAIHKESLRKEEEIKSGHSGQ